From a single Pseudalkalibacillus hwajinpoensis genomic region:
- the smpB gene encoding SsrA-binding protein SmpB, translating to MPKGDGGLIAQNKKARHDYSVIETYEAGLVLQGTEIKSIRARRVNLKDSHAIIRKGEIFLLNMHINEYEQGNRFNHDPTRTRKLLMKRKEIDKLIGLTKEQGYTIIPLKVYIKNGYAKVLLGLAKGKKKYDKRQDLKDKTMKREVDKALKERQRI from the coding sequence ATGCCAAAAGGTGATGGTGGACTAATTGCACAAAATAAAAAAGCCAGACATGATTATTCAGTTATTGAAACCTATGAAGCTGGATTGGTTCTACAGGGAACAGAGATCAAATCCATCAGGGCAAGACGCGTAAACCTGAAAGACTCTCACGCCATTATTCGTAAAGGCGAGATTTTTCTTTTGAATATGCACATCAATGAATATGAGCAGGGGAACCGTTTTAATCACGATCCAACCCGTACTCGTAAACTATTGATGAAGCGCAAAGAGATTGACAAGCTGATTGGCCTTACAAAGGAACAGGGGTATACGATTATTCCTCTTAAAGTCTATATTAAGAATGGCTACGCGAAAGTTCTTCTTGGTCTTGCAAAAGGTAAGAAGAAGTACGACAAGCGTCAGGATTTGAAAGATAAGACGATGAAGCGTGAAGTTGATAAAGCGTTGAAAGAGCGTCAGCGGATATAG
- a CDS encoding monooxygenase family protein, whose product MVVFLIGMRVNQWWAIHKWFPVFLAMPAMIRELSMNRDLGCLSMENFFSLRTTLPVQYWRSPDDLHAYAHGPAHLTANFSR is encoded by the coding sequence GTGGTGGTATTTCTGATTGGTATGCGTGTTAATCAGTGGTGGGCAATCCATAAATGGTTTCCTGTGTTTCTAGCCATGCCTGCCATGATTCGTGAGCTTAGTATGAACAGGGATTTAGGGTGTCTATCGATGGAGAACTTCTTTAGCCTACGAACGACACTACCCGTCCAATACTGGCGTTCACCGGACGACTTGCACGCTTATGCTCATGGCCCAGCTCACTTAACCGCCAACTTCTCACGCTAA